In one window of Candidatus Falkowbacteria bacterium DNA:
- a CDS encoding glycosyltransferase family 4 protein — protein MKVAFIHNEKKAGTGAAYINDLICLKLKKHGVKVKNFYPTTNLLGKNVHLSDPPVQLRGLSNILFFFSLLEHRKEILTYDLIQGTTYTPLTFLAYDIPVISHFGSTTKGFLDMTPQTNKLEPNLQKFWEMLKCKGALKEIQLKTRRPLRDVAEIEKLVASRSDAVIASSKKVRHEIISLGTKPANISVIHNAIEDFWFAKPLPKIISKPSLIFIGRLGNGVFDLKLKGLDRIWDWYKHFPLENKTTIAITTNEALTDILTMGIPRHRVLANYDKTLIPELFDSLTGSIVFISSRYEGFSLSLIEAMSRGMVPLSYPVGVAPEIIINGQNGFLVKNQREVISYTKLLLENNALRKKMSLAAYETAQQFTADKMIEQFIDLYKKILN, from the coding sequence ATGAAAGTAGCCTTTATACATAATGAAAAAAAAGCTGGAACTGGAGCAGCCTATATAAACGACCTAATATGCTTAAAATTAAAAAAGCACGGGGTTAAGGTAAAGAATTTTTACCCAACCACAAACCTATTAGGTAAAAATGTTCATTTATCAGATCCTCCAGTACAGCTAAGAGGCTTAAGTAACATTTTATTTTTCTTTTCTTTGCTAGAACATCGTAAGGAAATATTAACTTACGATTTAATTCAAGGAACAACTTATACACCACTAACTTTTCTGGCTTATGATATTCCAGTCATAAGTCATTTTGGTTCTACGACCAAGGGTTTTCTAGACATGACGCCACAAACCAATAAACTCGAACCAAATCTACAAAAATTTTGGGAAATGCTTAAGTGCAAGGGAGCGCTTAAAGAAATTCAACTTAAAACTAGACGACCATTGCGTGACGTAGCTGAAATAGAAAAATTAGTTGCTAGCAGGTCTGATGCGGTTATTGCTTCCTCAAAAAAAGTAAGGCATGAAATTATTTCACTAGGCACAAAGCCAGCCAATATTTCAGTTATTCATAACGCCATAGAGGATTTTTGGTTTGCCAAACCCTTGCCTAAAATAATAAGCAAACCATCATTAATATTTATCGGCCGATTAGGCAACGGGGTGTTTGATCTAAAACTTAAAGGACTTGATCGAATTTGGGATTGGTACAAACATTTTCCATTAGAAAACAAAACCACGATTGCCATCACAACCAATGAAGCACTAACTGACATACTAACCATGGGAATACCCAGACACCGTGTTTTAGCTAATTACGACAAAACACTAATTCCTGAATTATTTGATTCTTTAACTGGTTCAATTGTTTTTATCTCTTCACGCTATGAAGGATTCTCCTTGAGTCTAATTGAAGCTATGTCTCGAGGCATGGTACCGCTAAGCTATCCTGTTGGTGTGGCGCCAGAAATTATTATTAATGGACAAAATGGATTTCTGGTGAAAAACCAAAGAGAGGTTATCAGCTACACTAAACTACTACTAGAAAACAATGCTTTACGTAAAAAAATGTCCCTGGCGGCCTATGAAACAGCTCAACAATTTACAGCCGATAAGATGATTGAACAGTTTATTGATCTATATAAAAAAATCTTAAACTAA
- a CDS encoding cytidylate kinase family protein — protein MKNEKQKIRIIVFGFSGSGKSTIAKMLARELKLRVIHPSSILRDLALKKTPEITKSKSGRGFWESAAGIKLFKDRLKAKTPADFECDKILLKELRKGAVVIDSWSLAWLTKHAFKIYLQSSRETRVKRVARRSRINQTKARSVIIMKDGETRELYREHKGFDIKRDTHVFDLIINTDKLNLKNVFSEILSTLNLRGIRK, from the coding sequence ATGAAAAATGAAAAACAAAAAATTAGAATTATCGTCTTTGGTTTTTCTGGGTCAGGAAAATCAACTATTGCCAAAATGCTTGCTCGAGAACTCAAGCTTAGAGTTATTCATCCTTCAAGTATTTTACGAGATCTAGCGCTTAAGAAAACGCCGGAAATCACTAAATCTAAATCTGGGCGTGGTTTTTGGGAAAGCGCAGCTGGAATCAAGCTATTTAAAGACCGACTTAAGGCAAAAACTCCAGCAGATTTTGAATGCGACAAAATACTCCTAAAAGAACTAAGGAAAGGAGCAGTTGTAATAGATAGTTGGAGTCTTGCCTGGCTCACAAAACATGCTTTTAAGATTTATCTTCAATCAAGCAGAGAAACAAGAGTTAAACGAGTAGCGAGACGCAGCAGAATAAACCAGACTAAAGCTCGCTCAGTTATTATCATGAAAGACGGAGAAACAAGAGAGCTATATCGCGAACACAAAGGCTTTGACATTAAAAGAGACACTCATGTTTTTGATCTAATAATTAACACCGATAAATTAAACCTAAAAAATGTTTTTTCAGAAATTCTAAGCACCCTTAACTTAAGGGGAATTAGAAAATAA
- a CDS encoding HAD family phosphatase, whose amino-acid sequence MSYGFIFDLDGLLIDTQLPFHALAESMIFDKYGLHLLPEEISERYAGISTRKIFSELLPNEKADDLVKEKWEIMSSLVKAKAPVALPGMFEVCQFLKAKQVPIIIASASPAFWIELCLDQLINNSEHNFREVFENNFVSAEECKNGKPAPDVFLLAKERLIKAGADEKIKWFVVGDGESDLMGGLAAEMDVLYLSSTNFNHDENERVKRFSDSVSLASYIRGIISS is encoded by the coding sequence ATGTCTTACGGATTTATTTTCGATTTAGACGGTTTGTTGATTGATACTCAGCTACCTTTTCATGCTCTTGCTGAAAGCATGATTTTTGATAAATACGGTTTGCATTTATTGCCCGAAGAAATTTCTGAGCGCTATGCTGGCATATCGACCCGTAAAATTTTTAGTGAATTGTTGCCCAATGAAAAGGCTGATGATTTAGTTAAAGAAAAATGGGAAATAATGTCTTCTCTGGTTAAAGCTAAAGCGCCCGTCGCTTTACCTGGTATGTTTGAAGTTTGTCAGTTTCTTAAAGCTAAGCAAGTTCCGATAATAATTGCTTCGGCGTCGCCCGCCTTTTGGATTGAATTGTGTCTTGATCAGTTAATAAACAATTCGGAACATAACTTTAGAGAAGTTTTTGAAAATAATTTTGTCTCAGCTGAAGAATGTAAAAACGGTAAGCCAGCGCCAGATGTTTTCTTATTAGCTAAAGAAAGATTAATCAAGGCCGGAGCTGATGAAAAGATTAAATGGTTTGTAGTTGGTGACGGTGAATCAGATTTAATGGGCGGCTTAGCGGCTGAAATGGATGTTTTATATTTATCTAGTACTAATTTTAATCATGATGAAAATGAGCGCGTTAAAAGGTTTTCGGATAGCGTTAGTTTGGCCTCTTATATAAGAGGAATAATTAGTAGTTAA
- a CDS encoding DNA polymerase IV, producing the protein MPLNLRSFPQAVLHVDGDCFFAACEVARRPELKGKPVVTGSERGIVSSLSYEAKALGVKRAMSLSEVKRICPSTIFLPSDYESYSLYSLRMFNIVRRFTSAVEEYSIDECFADLTGLQRPLNMSYEKMAEKIKAALDSELGFTFSVGLAPTKVLAKVGSKWKKPSGLTIIPGREIHLYLAKLDVDKIWGIGPQTSAYLNKCGIKSALDFAEKNITWINRNLTKPHQEIWQELRGNMVYEVDQEKKQSYQSISKTKTFTPPSREREHVFSQLSKNTENACIKLRRYHLATKKIFFFLKTQDFKVVGFEFKLIRPTDSPVEIVKMIDKYFANVFSTTKLFRATGIVLMDLTDNLLHQPDLFSESVQAEKISKIFGSVDAMAKRYGKHALFLGSSFSAMDGVQHQGDRQLKSDRKTELFKGETARKRLAIPFLGGVV; encoded by the coding sequence ATGCCGCTTAATTTAAGATCATTTCCGCAGGCTGTTTTGCACGTTGATGGCGATTGTTTTTTTGCTGCCTGCGAAGTAGCGCGTCGGCCGGAATTAAAAGGCAAACCAGTCGTTACTGGTTCAGAAAGAGGCATTGTCTCATCATTGAGTTATGAAGCTAAAGCCTTGGGCGTTAAACGCGCTATGTCTTTAAGTGAAGTTAAAAGAATTTGTCCTTCAACTATTTTTTTACCATCAGATTATGAAAGCTATAGTTTGTATTCTTTGCGCATGTTTAATATTGTTAGGCGTTTTACGTCGGCGGTTGAAGAATATAGTATCGATGAATGTTTTGCTGACTTAACTGGTTTGCAGAGACCACTTAATATGTCTTATGAAAAAATGGCGGAGAAAATTAAAGCCGCTCTAGACTCGGAATTGGGTTTTACATTTTCTGTTGGTCTGGCGCCGACTAAAGTTTTAGCTAAGGTCGGATCTAAATGGAAAAAACCTTCCGGCTTAACGATTATTCCTGGCCGCGAGATTCATCTGTATTTAGCAAAGCTAGACGTTGATAAAATTTGGGGCATTGGTCCGCAGACTTCGGCCTATTTAAATAAATGCGGCATTAAAAGCGCGCTGGATTTTGCTGAGAAAAATATAACTTGGATTAACCGAAATTTAACTAAGCCGCATCAAGAAATTTGGCAGGAGTTACGAGGTAATATGGTTTATGAAGTTGATCAAGAAAAAAAACAAAGCTATCAATCAATTAGTAAAACCAAAACATTTACTCCACCCTCTCGTGAGCGTGAACATGTCTTTAGTCAGCTATCTAAAAACACAGAAAATGCCTGTATTAAATTAAGGCGTTACCATCTAGCAACTAAAAAGATTTTTTTCTTTTTAAAAACTCAAGATTTTAAAGTAGTGGGTTTTGAGTTTAAGCTTATTCGTCCAACTGATAGCCCGGTTGAGATTGTAAAAATGATTGATAAATATTTTGCCAATGTTTTTTCGACTACAAAATTATTTAGAGCCACAGGAATCGTGCTAATGGATTTAACTGACAATTTATTGCATCAACCAGATTTGTTTAGTGAAAGCGTTCAGGCAGAAAAGATTTCTAAAATTTTTGGTAGCGTTGATGCTATGGCTAAACGTTATGGAAAACATGCTTTATTTTTAGGCTCAAGTTTTTCGGCCATGGACGGTGTTCAGCATCAGGGTGATCGTCAGCTCAAAAGCGATAGAAAAACCGAGCTGTTTAAGGGTGAAACCGCTAGAAAAAGACTAGCTATACCGTTTTTAGGCGGAGTAGTTTAA
- a CDS encoding polysaccharide deacetylase family protein, with the protein MREKIYLILIIIFLTVPLGPIFGAEKKNQGKKIPILMYHYIRDYSDINDPLGINLSVAPKIFSEQLDTIKKLGYKTINFQDVVNNNLPAKPIILTFDDGYEDFYTAAFPELRKRHMKAVTYVIASTINLPRYMTLEQIKVLAKSNIEIGGHTWSHPDLRFVNNKKLTWEISSSKKYLEDTLKKPIISFAYPSGKYDNRTIKEVKGAGYKFAVTTQNGLTDMSRSLTLTRLRIQNKTNLESFLK; encoded by the coding sequence ATGAGAGAAAAAATTTATTTAATTCTAATAATTATATTTTTAACGGTTCCTTTAGGGCCAATTTTTGGGGCTGAGAAAAAAAACCAAGGAAAAAAGATACCAATTTTAATGTACCACTACATTAGAGATTATTCTGATATAAATGACCCCCTAGGAATAAACCTATCAGTCGCACCAAAAATATTTTCTGAACAACTTGATACTATTAAAAAGTTAGGCTATAAAACAATCAACTTTCAAGATGTAGTTAATAACAATTTACCCGCCAAACCAATTATACTAACTTTTGATGACGGCTATGAAGATTTTTATACGGCGGCGTTCCCCGAGTTAAGAAAAAGACACATGAAAGCGGTGACCTACGTTATTGCTAGTACAATAAATTTGCCGCGCTACATGACACTAGAACAAATAAAAGTTCTAGCTAAAAGCAATATTGAAATCGGTGGCCACACTTGGTCACATCCTGACTTGAGGTTTGTTAATAATAAAAAATTAACCTGGGAAATATCTAGCTCAAAAAAATATCTAGAAGATACTCTTAAAAAACCAATTATTAGTTTTGCTTATCCGTCTGGCAAATACGACAATCGAACCATAAAAGAAGTTAAAGGAGCGGGCTATAAATTTGCTGTCACTACACAAAATGGTTTAACTGATATGTCTAGATCGCTGACTTTAACCAGGCTAAGAATACAAAATAAAACAAACCTAGAATCATTTCTAAAATAA
- a CDS encoding LexA family transcriptional regulator, whose translation MIEKYKKSIIRFYQKSRRMPSYSEIMTLLDFKSKNAVFKLVNKLIEENFLSKDSSGKLIPKNLYGELRVLGQVEAGFPSPAEEELSDTISMDEYLIKNKEATYMLKVSGDSMKDAGIMAGDMVLVDRSLTPVPGNIVIAEVDNQWTIKYLRKKGSTIYLEPANIRYPLIYPREELKIAAVVKAVVRRY comes from the coding sequence ATGATAGAGAAGTATAAAAAAAGTATTATTCGTTTTTACCAAAAAAGTCGACGGATGCCGAGCTATTCGGAAATCATGACTCTGCTTGATTTTAAATCTAAGAACGCTGTCTTCAAATTGGTTAACAAATTGATTGAAGAAAATTTTTTATCTAAAGACAGCTCGGGCAAATTAATTCCTAAAAATCTTTATGGTGAACTAAGAGTTTTAGGTCAGGTTGAAGCCGGCTTTCCTTCGCCAGCCGAAGAAGAATTGTCTGACACTATAAGCATGGATGAATATTTAATTAAAAACAAAGAAGCAACTTACATGCTTAAAGTTAGCGGCGATTCAATGAAAGATGCTGGTATTATGGCTGGTGATATGGTTTTAGTTGATCGCAGTTTAACGCCAGTCCCAGGTAATATTGTCATTGCTGAAGTTGATAATCAATGGACTATAAAATATTTACGAAAAAAAGGCAGTACGATTTATTTAGAGCCAGCTAATATAAGATATCCTTTAATCTATCCTAGAGAAGAATTAAAAATTGCGGCCGTAGTTAAAGCAGTTGTTAGACGCTATTAA
- a CDS encoding endonuclease domain-containing protein gives MKIQKILFARELRKLQTPSENILWRALRNRRLLNLKFHRQYIILGFILDFYCPALRLGIEVDGGIHNLKENKVYDTEREKIIKQYKINIIRFANENIKNNLTEVIDQIETQIIKIKRNLYP, from the coding sequence ATGAAGATTCAAAAAATATTATTTGCCAGAGAACTAAGAAAGCTACAAACTCCTAGTGAAAATATTCTATGGCGAGCCTTAAGAAACAGGAGATTATTAAATCTAAAATTTCATAGACAATATATAATATTGGGTTTTATACTAGACTTCTATTGCCCAGCCTTGAGACTAGGTATAGAGGTAGATGGCGGTATTCATAATCTAAAAGAAAACAAAGTTTATGACACGGAAAGAGAAAAAATTATTAAACAATATAAAATTAATATCATAAGATTCGCCAACGAAAATATTAAAAATAATTTAACAGAAGTTATAGATCAAATCGAAACACAAATCATAAAAATAAAACGAAACTTATATCCATAG
- a CDS encoding DUF2834 domain-containing protein, with protein MMKYVYFFLAMIGIVLPYSQFVPWTMTNGMDLVKMGQAMFVNQIAAGIALDALTAAVILIIYILVQQKKKPVKYFWLPIVGTFVFGLAFALPFYFYLREFVSEKE; from the coding sequence ATGATGAAATACGTTTATTTTTTTCTTGCTATGATCGGCATAGTTTTGCCTTATTCTCAGTTTGTCCCTTGGACAATGACTAATGGGATGGATTTAGTAAAAATGGGTCAGGCTATGTTTGTTAATCAGATTGCTGCAGGGATTGCGCTCGACGCCTTAACCGCCGCAGTTATTTTAATTATTTATATTTTAGTTCAACAAAAGAAAAAGCCTGTTAAATATTTTTGGCTACCAATTGTCGGGACTTTTGTTTTTGGTTTAGCTTTTGCGCTACCTTTTTATTTTTATTTACGTGAGTTTGTGTCTGAAAAAGAGTAA
- a CDS encoding TfoX/Sxy family protein, whose translation MATKQSTIDFILDQLTKVSGISTRKMFGEYALYCDGKVVALVCDNNLYMKITEAGKKFLGDKYKEGFAYPGAKASMLIEGDLIEEKDWLARLVVITADSLPLPKPKIKKTKQ comes from the coding sequence ATGGCGACAAAACAATCAACCATTGATTTTATCTTAGATCAATTAACTAAAGTAAGCGGCATAAGCACCAGAAAAATGTTTGGTGAATATGCGCTATATTGTGACGGAAAAGTTGTAGCTTTAGTTTGTGATAATAATTTGTACATGAAAATAACTGAGGCCGGTAAAAAATTCCTTGGTGATAAATACAAAGAAGGCTTTGCTTATCCTGGCGCTAAAGCTTCGATGTTAATTGAGGGTGATTTAATTGAAGAAAAAGATTGGTTAGCTAGATTAGTTGTGATTACCGCCGACAGTCTACCACTACCTAAACCCAAGATCAAAAAAACTAAGCAATAA
- a CDS encoding coproporphyrinogen-III oxidase family protein: MDLLQFIKQSASIPYIYSYPTTRAYESNTNFDISKVKFSENINLYFHIPFCNQKCSFCGYLTTVGNKQNDYESYVEALIQEIASATHVHGRRINTINFGGGTPMLLSENQIIKIMKQIEKSFPNFLNTATEISIEATPESINSNKIELLSQLGFNRISIGVQSLNDNELKGVRRCHISKQTQTAINQIKNSNIKNLCCDLMYGLPGQNLTSWQQTIKDLISYRPETIELYRTVAIPGTSFISSKQEQMSLIEKHRAYELARNQLLNSGYVQDSHLRFILPNKGFYQQQVNVFKGESLCGFGVGARSYTNNFHYRNSYSSSKHQLAIRRYIDLRPGPGSKIESAVFLNHEERLRRFIIYNLESLDLKKIQNEFSCDLAETHKNIWEILRSLGFISIEKNFIRLKPKAAYYRDTLAYYFFSRSSKIKEAKYYKGLNGIGL, translated from the coding sequence ATGGATCTTTTACAATTTATTAAACAGTCAGCTTCAATCCCCTACATATACTCATACCCGACTACCCGGGCCTATGAAAGCAATACAAACTTTGATATTTCTAAGGTTAAGTTTTCTGAAAATATCAATCTGTACTTTCATATTCCGTTTTGTAATCAAAAATGTTCTTTTTGTGGTTACTTAACAACCGTGGGTAATAAGCAAAATGACTATGAGTCTTACGTCGAGGCCTTAATACAAGAAATAGCTAGTGCAACACATGTTCATGGAAGAAGAATAAATACCATCAATTTCGGAGGTGGCACGCCAATGCTTTTATCAGAAAACCAAATTATAAAAATCATGAAACAGATTGAAAAATCATTTCCAAATTTTTTAAATACGGCCACTGAAATTAGTATCGAAGCAACACCGGAATCAATTAATTCAAACAAAATTGAATTACTAAGTCAGTTAGGTTTTAATCGCATTAGCATTGGCGTTCAAAGTCTCAATGACAATGAGCTTAAAGGCGTTAGGCGCTGCCATATCTCAAAACAAACACAAACCGCGATTAACCAAATAAAAAATAGTAATATCAAAAATTTGTGCTGCGACCTGATGTATGGGCTACCAGGACAAAACTTAACTAGCTGGCAACAAACAATTAAAGATTTAATATCGTATAGACCAGAAACCATCGAGCTTTATAGAACAGTCGCCATACCGGGCACAAGTTTTATTAGTTCAAAGCAAGAACAAATGTCTTTGATTGAAAAACATAGAGCCTACGAGCTAGCGCGCAATCAGTTATTAAACAGTGGCTATGTCCAAGACTCTCATCTTCGCTTCATACTACCAAACAAAGGATTTTATCAGCAGCAAGTTAATGTCTTTAAAGGTGAATCACTTTGTGGCTTTGGAGTTGGCGCTAGAAGCTATACAAATAACTTTCACTATCGTAATTCTTACAGTTCAAGCAAGCATCAACTAGCTATCCGACGCTACATAGATCTACGACCGGGACCAGGTTCAAAAATAGAATCAGCTGTCTTTCTTAATCATGAAGAAAGGCTGCGCCGATTTATTATCTATAACCTTGAATCACTCGATCTAAAAAAAATACAAAATGAATTTAGTTGTGATTTAGCTGAAACTCATAAGAACATCTGGGAGATACTAAGAAGCCTAGGGTTTATTTCAATTGAAAAAAATTTCATTAGATTAAAACCCAAAGCCGCTTACTATCGAGATACTTTGGCTTATTACTTCTTTTCTCGGTCCTCAAAAATTAAAGAGGCGAAATATTACAAAGGGTTGAACGGTATTGGATTATGA
- a CDS encoding PQ-loop domain-containing transporter, which produces MHEYIGWIGAFLFAICAVPQVIKTWQTKKADDLSWLFLLFWLFGEILMLIYLIIDDAALGITHYPLYVNYIFNIVMVLYLVYAKKVY; this is translated from the coding sequence ATGCATGAATACATTGGTTGGATCGGCGCCTTTCTGTTTGCTATCTGCGCTGTTCCTCAAGTTATTAAAACCTGGCAAACAAAAAAAGCCGACGATTTGTCCTGGCTCTTTTTGCTATTTTGGTTGTTTGGTGAGATATTGATGCTTATCTATTTAATTATAGATGATGCGGCTCTCGGTATAACTCATTACCCATTATATGTAAACTATATTTTTAACATTGTCATGGTTCTGTATTTAGTTTATGCTAAGAAAGTTTATTAA
- a CDS encoding cation diffusion facilitator family transporter encodes MNHSKTAGYFPVFAAIFGNAFVALIKMIIALMSGSSVLLSESIHSVADTLNQTFLLIGLKRSVKKPSNDFGYGYGQERFFWALISACGIFFIGAGATAYQGVSALFHEKEIFLNWSIFLVLIISFVVEGWTFLVAARELKHSYPNMTYWKRMKVGDPTTLAVFFEDGVAVIGIIIAFISIILTKYTGHHIYDALGSIVIGLLLGAVAIILILKNRSYLLGRSIPHDLEEDIIELLEAEPAVEKVIDFKSSILDIGVYRIKCEIEFNGYILLKEIYRDQGLREQYDEIKDDFEDFKKFCVDFADRIPRLVGKKIDDIEKKLKAENPHVKYIDIEIN; translated from the coding sequence ATGAATCATTCAAAGACTGCTGGGTATTTCCCGGTTTTCGCTGCTATCTTCGGCAATGCATTTGTGGCCTTAATTAAGATGATTATCGCCTTAATGTCAGGCTCTAGTGTTTTGCTATCAGAATCAATTCATAGCGTCGCTGACACGCTTAATCAAACTTTTTTGCTAATTGGTTTAAAGCGCTCGGTTAAAAAACCGAGTAATGATTTTGGCTATGGCTATGGTCAAGAAAGATTTTTTTGGGCCTTGATTTCAGCCTGCGGAATTTTTTTCATCGGCGCAGGAGCCACTGCTTATCAAGGTGTCAGCGCTTTGTTTCATGAAAAAGAGATTTTCTTAAACTGGTCAATTTTTTTGGTTTTAATAATTTCTTTTGTTGTTGAAGGCTGGACTTTTTTGGTTGCTGCCAGGGAATTAAAACATTCTTACCCCAACATGACTTACTGGAAAAGAATGAAGGTTGGTGACCCGACAACCTTGGCAGTATTTTTTGAGGATGGCGTCGCCGTCATTGGTATTATAATTGCTTTTATCAGTATTATTTTAACTAAATACACTGGTCATCATATTTACGATGCGCTTGGTTCAATTGTGATCGGACTTTTGCTCGGCGCCGTGGCGATTATTTTAATTTTAAAAAATCGTTCCTACCTTTTAGGTCGCTCAATTCCTCATGATTTAGAAGAAGACATAATTGAATTATTAGAAGCGGAGCCAGCGGTTGAAAAAGTAATTGATTTTAAATCATCTATTCTTGATATTGGAGTTTATCGAATAAAGTGTGAGATTGAATTTAATGGCTATATATTATTGAAAGAAATTTATCGTGATCAAGGTTTACGCGAACAATATGATGAAATAAAAGATGACTTTGAAGATTTTAAAAAGTTTTGTGTTGATTTTGCAGATCGTATTCCACGTTTGGTTGGAAAAAAGATTGATGATATAGAAAAAAAGTTAAAAGCTGAAAACCCTCATGTGAAATATATTGATATTGAGATTAACTAA
- a CDS encoding AarF/ABC1/UbiB kinase family protein — MNTWQSLWLVRELYYKKGLPNLKKIQSLGLLAVKIGQIHALRLDFLSAEKCQALATLYRSNNPVPAEEVKVLLLEHGGASFTDNFSLIEEQPLATASVGQVYKAKLKNGSDVVIKVIKARFKKSFSYDIKRLRGFFKLVLKFNPKLKSVGNPLGILDDIETYTLTELDLRNEAKGAAVLEGIYLKYKDHFDLSMLKFQKIYKEYSGENILVSEFINAPTVDELLTAGRFSYEDMLKFFYLQGFYIFIAGKFHGDVHPGNILYDGKQFYFVDMAFIGEVSERIRRGLFFFFEALSFYNYDDCAKYLNEMAEIRIEGEAYEKFKLDFKEVYKDYAGKTVSQASLTKQMMLTIKLGVNSGMVFEKGIFAIIRSLMYLDGMVLKCNPNAILMEDMRQFIQAYKKEI, encoded by the coding sequence ATGAATACTTGGCAATCTCTTTGGCTGGTTAGGGAATTATATTATAAAAAGGGTTTGCCGAATCTTAAGAAAATACAATCGCTTGGTCTTTTAGCGGTTAAAATTGGGCAAATTCATGCTTTGCGCCTAGATTTTTTGTCGGCTGAAAAGTGTCAGGCTTTAGCAACGCTCTATCGCAGTAACAACCCAGTTCCAGCCGAAGAAGTTAAGGTCTTACTGTTAGAGCATGGTGGCGCAAGTTTTACAGACAACTTTTCATTGATTGAAGAACAGCCTTTAGCGACCGCATCGGTTGGCCAGGTTTATAAAGCTAAACTTAAGAACGGCAGTGATGTTGTTATTAAAGTAATTAAAGCGCGTTTTAAGAAAAGTTTTTCATATGATATAAAACGTTTGCGTGGCTTTTTTAAGTTAGTGCTAAAGTTTAATCCAAAATTAAAAAGTGTTGGTAATCCTTTGGGGATTTTAGATGACATAGAAACTTATACTTTAACTGAACTTGATTTACGTAATGAGGCGAAGGGCGCCGCAGTACTCGAGGGAATATATTTGAAGTACAAAGATCACTTTGATCTTTCAATGCTTAAATTCCAAAAGATTTATAAAGAATATTCCGGTGAAAATATTTTAGTTTCCGAATTTATAAATGCGCCAACGGTTGATGAATTATTAACTGCTGGTCGTTTTAGTTATGAGGATATGCTAAAGTTTTTCTACTTACAAGGCTTTTATATTTTTATTGCTGGTAAGTTTCATGGTGATGTTCATCCGGGAAATATTTTATATGATGGTAAACAGTTCTATTTTGTTGACATGGCATTTATTGGCGAGGTTAGTGAAAGAATTCGCCGCGGATTATTTTTCTTTTTTGAAGCTTTGTCCTTCTATAATTATGATGATTGCGCTAAGTACTTAAATGAAATGGCAGAAATTAGAATTGAAGGTGAGGCTTACGAAAAGTTTAAGCTAGATTTTAAGGAAGTTTATAAAGACTATGCTGGTAAAACCGTCAGCCAAGCTTCATTAACTAAGCAGATGATGCTCACGATTAAGCTAGGTGTTAATTCGGGCATGGTTTTCGAAAAAGGAATCTTCGCCATCATTCGCAGTCTTATGTATCTTGATGGTATGGTTTTAAAATGTAATCCGAATGCAATATTGATGGAGGACATGCGTCAATTTATTCAAGCTTATAAAAAAGAAATTTAA